The following are encoded together in the Ranitomeya imitator isolate aRanImi1 chromosome 4, aRanImi1.pri, whole genome shotgun sequence genome:
- the TPM1 gene encoding tropomyosin alpha-1 chain isoform X8, whose protein sequence is MDAIKKKMQMLKLDKENALDRAEQAEADKKGAEDKSKQLEDELVALQKKLKGTEDELDKYSEALKDAQEKLELAEKKATDAEGDVASLNRRIQLVEEELDRAQERLSTALQKLEEAEKAADESERGMKVIENRALKDEEKMELQEIQLKEAKHIAEEADRKYEEVARKLVIIEGDLERAEERAELSESKCAELEEELKTVTNNLKSLEAQAEKYSQKEDKYEEEIKVLTDKLKEAETRAEFAERTVAKLEKSIDDLEDELYAQKLKYKAISEELDHALNDMTSI, encoded by the exons ATGGACGCCATCAAGAAGAAGATGCAGATGCTCAAGCTCGACAAGGAAAATGCCTTGGACAGAGCAGAACAGGCTGAAGCCGACAAGAAGGGAGCAGAGGACAAGAGCAAACAG CTGGAGGATGAACTTGTAGCACTGCAGAAGAAACTCAAAGGTACTGAAGATGAGTTGGACAAATACTCTGAAGCCCTGAAGGATGCCCAAGAGAAGTTGGAACTTGCCGAGAAGAAGGCCACTGAC GCTGAAGGAGATGTAGCCTCATTGAATAGGCGTATCCAGCTGGTAGAGGAGGAGTTGGATCGTGCTCAGGAGCGTTTGTCCACAGCCCTTCAGAAACTGGAGGAAGCTGAGAAGGCTGCAGATGAGAGTGAGAG AGGCATGAAGGTCATTGAAAACAGAGCCCTGAAGGATGAAGAGAAGATGGAGCTGCAAGAGATCCAGCTGAAGGAAGCCAAGCACATTGCTGAGGAGGCTGACCGCAAATATGAAGAG GTTGCCCGTAAGTTGGTGATCATTGAGGGTGACCTGGAACGTGCGGAGGAACGTGCTGAACTGTCAGAGAG CAAATGTGCGGAGCTTGAGGAGGAGTTGAAAACTGTCACCAACAACCTGAAATCTCTGGAGGCCCAGGCAGAAAAG TACTCCCAGAAAGAGGACAAATATGAGGAGGAAATCAAGGTTCTTACAGACAAGCTGAAGGAG gCTGAGACACGTGCTGAGTTTGCTGAGAGGACAGTAGCCAAGTTGGAAAAGTCCATTGATGACTTAGAAG ATGAACTGTATGCCCAGAAACTGAAGTACAAAGCCATCAGTGAAGAACTGGATCACGCTCTCAATGACATGACCTCAAT
- the TPM1 gene encoding tropomyosin alpha-1 chain isoform X13, with product MDAIKKKMQMLKLDKENALDRAEQAEADKKGAEDKSKQLEEEIAQLEKQLRETEDLRDKILDDHHLAEESLLAAEEKATKLEDELVALQKKLKGTEDELDKYSEALKDAQEKLELAEKKATDAEGDVASLNRRIQLVEEELDRAQERLSTALQKLEEAEKAADESERGMKVIENRALKDEEKMELQEIQLKEAKHIAEEADRKYEEVARKLVIIEGDLERAEERAELSERQYRQHDDQLRIMDQTLKTLLASEEKYSQKEDKYEEEIKVLTDKLKEAETRAEFAERTVAKLEKSIDDLEDELYAQKLKYKAISEELDHALNDMTSM from the exons ATGGACGCCATCAAGAAGAAGATGCAGATGCTCAAGCTCGACAAGGAAAATGCCTTGGACAGAGCAGAACAGGCTGAAGCCGACAAGAAGGGAGCAGAGGACAAGAGCAAACAG TTAGAGGAAGAGATTGCCCAACTGGAAAAGCAGTTGCGGGAGACAGAGGACTTGAGAGATAAGATTTTGGATGACCATCACCTGGCTGAAGAAAGCCTCCTAGCTGCAGAGGAGAAGGCTACTAAG CTGGAGGATGAACTTGTAGCACTGCAGAAGAAACTCAAAGGTACTGAAGATGAGTTGGACAAATACTCTGAAGCCCTGAAGGATGCCCAAGAGAAGTTGGAACTTGCCGAGAAGAAGGCCACTGAC GCTGAAGGAGATGTAGCCTCATTGAATAGGCGTATCCAGCTGGTAGAGGAGGAGTTGGATCGTGCTCAGGAGCGTTTGTCCACAGCCCTTCAGAAACTGGAGGAAGCTGAGAAGGCTGCAGATGAGAGTGAGAG AGGCATGAAGGTCATTGAAAACAGAGCCCTGAAGGATGAAGAGAAGATGGAGCTGCAAGAGATCCAGCTGAAGGAAGCCAAGCACATTGCTGAGGAGGCTGACCGCAAATATGAAGAG GTTGCCCGTAAGTTGGTGATCATTGAGGGTGACCTGGAACGTGCGGAGGAACGTGCTGAACTGTCAGAGAG ACAATACCGCCAGCATGATGATCAGCTGAGAATAATGGACCAAACGTTGAAAACGTTACTAGCCTCTGAGGAGAAG TACTCCCAGAAAGAGGACAAATATGAGGAGGAAATCAAGGTTCTTACAGACAAGCTGAAGGAG gCTGAGACACGTGCTGAGTTTGCTGAGAGGACAGTAGCCAAGTTGGAAAAGTCCATTGATGACTTAGAAG ATGAACTGTATGCCCAGAAACTGAAGTACAAAGCCATCAGTGAAGAACTGGATCACGCTCTCAATGACATGACCTCAATGTAA
- the TPM1 gene encoding tropomyosin alpha-1 chain isoform X14 — MDAIKKKMQMLKLDKENALDRAEQAEADKKGAEDKSKQLEEEIAQLEKQLRETEDLRDKILDDHHLAEESLLAAEEKATKLEDELVALQKKLKGTEDELDKYSEALKDAQEKLELAEKKATDAEGDVASLNRRIQLVEEELDRAQERLSTALQKLEEAEKAADESERGMKVIENRALKDEEKMELQEIQLKEAKHIAEEADRKYEEVARKLVIIEGDLERAEERAELSESKCAELEEELKTVTNNLKSLEAQAEKYSQKEDKYEEEIKVLTDKLKEAETRAEFAERTVAKLEKSIDDLEDELYAQKLKYKAISEELDHALNDMTSM; from the exons ATGGACGCCATCAAGAAGAAGATGCAGATGCTCAAGCTCGACAAGGAAAATGCCTTGGACAGAGCAGAACAGGCTGAAGCCGACAAGAAGGGAGCAGAGGACAAGAGCAAACAG TTAGAGGAAGAGATTGCCCAACTGGAAAAGCAGTTGCGGGAGACAGAGGACTTGAGAGATAAGATTTTGGATGACCATCACCTGGCTGAAGAAAGCCTCCTAGCTGCAGAGGAGAAGGCTACTAAG CTGGAGGATGAACTTGTAGCACTGCAGAAGAAACTCAAAGGTACTGAAGATGAGTTGGACAAATACTCTGAAGCCCTGAAGGATGCCCAAGAGAAGTTGGAACTTGCCGAGAAGAAGGCCACTGAC GCTGAAGGAGATGTAGCCTCATTGAATAGGCGTATCCAGCTGGTAGAGGAGGAGTTGGATCGTGCTCAGGAGCGTTTGTCCACAGCCCTTCAGAAACTGGAGGAAGCTGAGAAGGCTGCAGATGAGAGTGAGAG AGGCATGAAGGTCATTGAAAACAGAGCCCTGAAGGATGAAGAGAAGATGGAGCTGCAAGAGATCCAGCTGAAGGAAGCCAAGCACATTGCTGAGGAGGCTGACCGCAAATATGAAGAG GTTGCCCGTAAGTTGGTGATCATTGAGGGTGACCTGGAACGTGCGGAGGAACGTGCTGAACTGTCAGAGAG CAAATGTGCGGAGCTTGAGGAGGAGTTGAAAACTGTCACCAACAACCTGAAATCTCTGGAGGCCCAGGCAGAAAAG TACTCCCAGAAAGAGGACAAATATGAGGAGGAAATCAAGGTTCTTACAGACAAGCTGAAGGAG gCTGAGACACGTGCTGAGTTTGCTGAGAGGACAGTAGCCAAGTTGGAAAAGTCCATTGATGACTTAGAAG ATGAACTGTATGCCCAGAAACTGAAGTACAAAGCCATCAGTGAAGAACTGGATCACGCTCTCAATGACATGACCTCAATGTAA
- the TPM1 gene encoding tropomyosin alpha-1 chain isoform X10, which yields MDAIKKKMQMLKLDKENALDRAEQAEADKKGAEDKSKQLEDELVALQKKLKGTEDELDKYSEALKDAQEKLELAEKKATDAEGDVASLNRRIQLVEEELDRAQERLSTALQKLEEAEKAADESERGMKVIENRALKDEEKMELQEIQLKEAKHIAEEADRKYEEVARKLVIIEGDLERAEERAELSERQYRQHDDQLRIMDQTLKTLLASEEKYSQKEDKYEEEIKVLTDKLKEAETRAEFAERTVAKLEKSIDDLEEKVAHAKEENLNMHQMLDQTLQELNNM from the exons ATGGACGCCATCAAGAAGAAGATGCAGATGCTCAAGCTCGACAAGGAAAATGCCTTGGACAGAGCAGAACAGGCTGAAGCCGACAAGAAGGGAGCAGAGGACAAGAGCAAACAG CTGGAGGATGAACTTGTAGCACTGCAGAAGAAACTCAAAGGTACTGAAGATGAGTTGGACAAATACTCTGAAGCCCTGAAGGATGCCCAAGAGAAGTTGGAACTTGCCGAGAAGAAGGCCACTGAC GCTGAAGGAGATGTAGCCTCATTGAATAGGCGTATCCAGCTGGTAGAGGAGGAGTTGGATCGTGCTCAGGAGCGTTTGTCCACAGCCCTTCAGAAACTGGAGGAAGCTGAGAAGGCTGCAGATGAGAGTGAGAG AGGCATGAAGGTCATTGAAAACAGAGCCCTGAAGGATGAAGAGAAGATGGAGCTGCAAGAGATCCAGCTGAAGGAAGCCAAGCACATTGCTGAGGAGGCTGACCGCAAATATGAAGAG GTTGCCCGTAAGTTGGTGATCATTGAGGGTGACCTGGAACGTGCGGAGGAACGTGCTGAACTGTCAGAGAG ACAATACCGCCAGCATGATGATCAGCTGAGAATAATGGACCAAACGTTGAAAACGTTACTAGCCTCTGAGGAGAAG TACTCCCAGAAAGAGGACAAATATGAGGAGGAAATCAAGGTTCTTACAGACAAGCTGAAGGAG gCTGAGACACGTGCTGAGTTTGCTGAGAGGACAGTAGCCAAGTTGGAAAAGTCCATTGATGACTTAGAAG
- the TPM1 gene encoding tropomyosin alpha-1 chain isoform X11, with protein MDAIKKKMQMLKLDKENALDRAEQAEADKKGAEDKSKQLEEEIAQLEKQLRETEDLRDKILDDHHLAEESLLAAEEKATKAEGDVASLNRRIQLVEEELDRAQERLSTALQKLEEAEKAADESERGMKVIENRALKDEEKMELQEIQLKEAKHIAEEADRKYEEVARKLVIIEGDLERAEERAELSERQYRQHDDQLRIMDQTLKTLLASEEKYSQKEDKYEEEIKVLTDKLKEAETRAEFAERTVAKLEKSIDDLEDELYAQKLKYKAISEELDHALNDMTSI; from the exons ATGGACGCCATCAAGAAGAAGATGCAGATGCTCAAGCTCGACAAGGAAAATGCCTTGGACAGAGCAGAACAGGCTGAAGCCGACAAGAAGGGAGCAGAGGACAAGAGCAAACAG TTAGAGGAAGAGATTGCCCAACTGGAAAAGCAGTTGCGGGAGACAGAGGACTTGAGAGATAAGATTTTGGATGACCATCACCTGGCTGAAGAAAGCCTCCTAGCTGCAGAGGAGAAGGCTACTAAG GCTGAAGGAGATGTAGCCTCATTGAATAGGCGTATCCAGCTGGTAGAGGAGGAGTTGGATCGTGCTCAGGAGCGTTTGTCCACAGCCCTTCAGAAACTGGAGGAAGCTGAGAAGGCTGCAGATGAGAGTGAGAG AGGCATGAAGGTCATTGAAAACAGAGCCCTGAAGGATGAAGAGAAGATGGAGCTGCAAGAGATCCAGCTGAAGGAAGCCAAGCACATTGCTGAGGAGGCTGACCGCAAATATGAAGAG GTTGCCCGTAAGTTGGTGATCATTGAGGGTGACCTGGAACGTGCGGAGGAACGTGCTGAACTGTCAGAGAG ACAATACCGCCAGCATGATGATCAGCTGAGAATAATGGACCAAACGTTGAAAACGTTACTAGCCTCTGAGGAGAAG TACTCCCAGAAAGAGGACAAATATGAGGAGGAAATCAAGGTTCTTACAGACAAGCTGAAGGAG gCTGAGACACGTGCTGAGTTTGCTGAGAGGACAGTAGCCAAGTTGGAAAAGTCCATTGATGACTTAGAAG ATGAACTGTATGCCCAGAAACTGAAGTACAAAGCCATCAGTGAAGAACTGGATCACGCTCTCAATGACATGACCTCAAT
- the TPM1 gene encoding tropomyosin alpha-1 chain isoform X2 → MIGLTEGAGAYVRRRLPVCGLSSRRITGDGALSSQRAVRAEYRPEVSSVSAGRMAGMTSLEAVRRKIKSLQDQADAAEERAERLQQERDAEKKLREAAEGDVASLNRRIQLVEEELDRAQERLSTALQKLEEAEKAADESERGMKVIENRALKDEEKMELQEIQLKEAKHIAEEADRKYEEVARKLVIIEGDLERAEERAELSESKCAELEEELKTVTNNLKSLEAQAEKYSQKEDKYEEEIKVLTDKLKEAETRAEFAERTVAKLEKSIDDLEDELYAQKLKYKAISEELDHALNDMTSI, encoded by the exons ATGATAGGGTTAACTGAAGGGGCCGGAGCCTATGTAAGGAGGAGACTTCCTGTGTGCGGACTGAGCAGCCGGAGAATTACCGGGGACGGAGCCCTCTCCTCACAGCGTGCGGTTCGGGCTGAGTACAGGCCGGAAGTGAGTAGTGTGAGCGCGGGACGAATGGCCGGTATGACCTCTCTGGAGGCCGTGAGGAGGAAGATCAAGAGCCTGCAGGACCAGGCGGATGCGGCGGAGGAGCGGGCAGAGCGGCTGCAGCAGGAGCGGGACGCGGAGAAGAAGCTGCGGGAGGCG GCTGAAGGAGATGTAGCCTCATTGAATAGGCGTATCCAGCTGGTAGAGGAGGAGTTGGATCGTGCTCAGGAGCGTTTGTCCACAGCCCTTCAGAAACTGGAGGAAGCTGAGAAGGCTGCAGATGAGAGTGAGAG AGGCATGAAGGTCATTGAAAACAGAGCCCTGAAGGATGAAGAGAAGATGGAGCTGCAAGAGATCCAGCTGAAGGAAGCCAAGCACATTGCTGAGGAGGCTGACCGCAAATATGAAGAG GTTGCCCGTAAGTTGGTGATCATTGAGGGTGACCTGGAACGTGCGGAGGAACGTGCTGAACTGTCAGAGAG CAAATGTGCGGAGCTTGAGGAGGAGTTGAAAACTGTCACCAACAACCTGAAATCTCTGGAGGCCCAGGCAGAAAAG TACTCCCAGAAAGAGGACAAATATGAGGAGGAAATCAAGGTTCTTACAGACAAGCTGAAGGAG gCTGAGACACGTGCTGAGTTTGCTGAGAGGACAGTAGCCAAGTTGGAAAAGTCCATTGATGACTTAGAAG ATGAACTGTATGCCCAGAAACTGAAGTACAAAGCCATCAGTGAAGAACTGGATCACGCTCTCAATGACATGACCTCAAT
- the TPM1 gene encoding tropomyosin alpha-1 chain isoform X1, whose translation MIGLTEGAGAYVRRRLPVCGLSSRRITGDGALSSQRAVRAEYRPEVSSVSAGRMAGMTSLEAVRRKIKSLQDQADAAEERAERLQQERDAEKKLREAAEGDVASLNRRIQLVEEELDRAQERLSTALQKLEEAEKAADESERGMKVIENRALKDEEKMELQEIQLKEAKHIAEEADRKYEEVARKLVIIEGDLERAEERAELSESKCAELEEELKTVTNNLKSLEAQAEKYSQKEDKYEEEIKVLTDKLKEAETRAEFAERTVAKLEKSIDDLEEKVAHAKEENLNMHQMLDQTLQELNNM comes from the exons ATGATAGGGTTAACTGAAGGGGCCGGAGCCTATGTAAGGAGGAGACTTCCTGTGTGCGGACTGAGCAGCCGGAGAATTACCGGGGACGGAGCCCTCTCCTCACAGCGTGCGGTTCGGGCTGAGTACAGGCCGGAAGTGAGTAGTGTGAGCGCGGGACGAATGGCCGGTATGACCTCTCTGGAGGCCGTGAGGAGGAAGATCAAGAGCCTGCAGGACCAGGCGGATGCGGCGGAGGAGCGGGCAGAGCGGCTGCAGCAGGAGCGGGACGCGGAGAAGAAGCTGCGGGAGGCG GCTGAAGGAGATGTAGCCTCATTGAATAGGCGTATCCAGCTGGTAGAGGAGGAGTTGGATCGTGCTCAGGAGCGTTTGTCCACAGCCCTTCAGAAACTGGAGGAAGCTGAGAAGGCTGCAGATGAGAGTGAGAG AGGCATGAAGGTCATTGAAAACAGAGCCCTGAAGGATGAAGAGAAGATGGAGCTGCAAGAGATCCAGCTGAAGGAAGCCAAGCACATTGCTGAGGAGGCTGACCGCAAATATGAAGAG GTTGCCCGTAAGTTGGTGATCATTGAGGGTGACCTGGAACGTGCGGAGGAACGTGCTGAACTGTCAGAGAG CAAATGTGCGGAGCTTGAGGAGGAGTTGAAAACTGTCACCAACAACCTGAAATCTCTGGAGGCCCAGGCAGAAAAG TACTCCCAGAAAGAGGACAAATATGAGGAGGAAATCAAGGTTCTTACAGACAAGCTGAAGGAG gCTGAGACACGTGCTGAGTTTGCTGAGAGGACAGTAGCCAAGTTGGAAAAGTCCATTGATGACTTAGAAG
- the TPM1 gene encoding tropomyosin alpha-1 chain isoform X4, with protein sequence MIGLTEGAGAYVRRRLPVCGLSSRRITGDGALSSQRAVRAEYRPEVSSVSAGRMAGMTSLEAVRRKIKSLQDQADAAEERAERLQQERDAEKKLREAAEGDVASLNRRIQLVEEELDRAQERLSTALQKLEEAEKAADESERGMKVIENRALKDEEKMELQEIQLKEAKHIAEEADRKYEEVARKLVIIEGDLERAEERAELSERQYRQHDDQLRIMDQTLKTLLASEEKYSQKEDKYEEEIKVLTDKLKEAETRAEFAERTVAKLEKSIDDLEDELYAQKLKYKAISEELDHALNDMTSI encoded by the exons ATGATAGGGTTAACTGAAGGGGCCGGAGCCTATGTAAGGAGGAGACTTCCTGTGTGCGGACTGAGCAGCCGGAGAATTACCGGGGACGGAGCCCTCTCCTCACAGCGTGCGGTTCGGGCTGAGTACAGGCCGGAAGTGAGTAGTGTGAGCGCGGGACGAATGGCCGGTATGACCTCTCTGGAGGCCGTGAGGAGGAAGATCAAGAGCCTGCAGGACCAGGCGGATGCGGCGGAGGAGCGGGCAGAGCGGCTGCAGCAGGAGCGGGACGCGGAGAAGAAGCTGCGGGAGGCG GCTGAAGGAGATGTAGCCTCATTGAATAGGCGTATCCAGCTGGTAGAGGAGGAGTTGGATCGTGCTCAGGAGCGTTTGTCCACAGCCCTTCAGAAACTGGAGGAAGCTGAGAAGGCTGCAGATGAGAGTGAGAG AGGCATGAAGGTCATTGAAAACAGAGCCCTGAAGGATGAAGAGAAGATGGAGCTGCAAGAGATCCAGCTGAAGGAAGCCAAGCACATTGCTGAGGAGGCTGACCGCAAATATGAAGAG GTTGCCCGTAAGTTGGTGATCATTGAGGGTGACCTGGAACGTGCGGAGGAACGTGCTGAACTGTCAGAGAG ACAATACCGCCAGCATGATGATCAGCTGAGAATAATGGACCAAACGTTGAAAACGTTACTAGCCTCTGAGGAGAAG TACTCCCAGAAAGAGGACAAATATGAGGAGGAAATCAAGGTTCTTACAGACAAGCTGAAGGAG gCTGAGACACGTGCTGAGTTTGCTGAGAGGACAGTAGCCAAGTTGGAAAAGTCCATTGATGACTTAGAAG ATGAACTGTATGCCCAGAAACTGAAGTACAAAGCCATCAGTGAAGAACTGGATCACGCTCTCAATGACATGACCTCAAT
- the TPM1 gene encoding tropomyosin alpha-1 chain isoform X7: MDAIKKKMQMLKLDKENALDRAEQAEADKKGAEDKSKQLEEEIAQLEKQLRETEDLRDKILDDHHLAEESLLAAEEKATKAEGDVASLNRRIQLVEEELDRAQERLSTALQKLEEAEKAADESERGMKVIENRALKDEEKMELQEIQLKEAKHIAEEADRKYEEVARKLVIIEGDLERAEERAELSESKCAELEEELKTVTNNLKSLEAQAEKYSQKEDKYEEEIKVLTDKLKEAETRAEFAERTVAKLEKSIDDLEDELYAQKLKYKAISEELDHALNDMTSI; this comes from the exons ATGGACGCCATCAAGAAGAAGATGCAGATGCTCAAGCTCGACAAGGAAAATGCCTTGGACAGAGCAGAACAGGCTGAAGCCGACAAGAAGGGAGCAGAGGACAAGAGCAAACAG TTAGAGGAAGAGATTGCCCAACTGGAAAAGCAGTTGCGGGAGACAGAGGACTTGAGAGATAAGATTTTGGATGACCATCACCTGGCTGAAGAAAGCCTCCTAGCTGCAGAGGAGAAGGCTACTAAG GCTGAAGGAGATGTAGCCTCATTGAATAGGCGTATCCAGCTGGTAGAGGAGGAGTTGGATCGTGCTCAGGAGCGTTTGTCCACAGCCCTTCAGAAACTGGAGGAAGCTGAGAAGGCTGCAGATGAGAGTGAGAG AGGCATGAAGGTCATTGAAAACAGAGCCCTGAAGGATGAAGAGAAGATGGAGCTGCAAGAGATCCAGCTGAAGGAAGCCAAGCACATTGCTGAGGAGGCTGACCGCAAATATGAAGAG GTTGCCCGTAAGTTGGTGATCATTGAGGGTGACCTGGAACGTGCGGAGGAACGTGCTGAACTGTCAGAGAG CAAATGTGCGGAGCTTGAGGAGGAGTTGAAAACTGTCACCAACAACCTGAAATCTCTGGAGGCCCAGGCAGAAAAG TACTCCCAGAAAGAGGACAAATATGAGGAGGAAATCAAGGTTCTTACAGACAAGCTGAAGGAG gCTGAGACACGTGCTGAGTTTGCTGAGAGGACAGTAGCCAAGTTGGAAAAGTCCATTGATGACTTAGAAG ATGAACTGTATGCCCAGAAACTGAAGTACAAAGCCATCAGTGAAGAACTGGATCACGCTCTCAATGACATGACCTCAAT
- the TPM1 gene encoding tropomyosin alpha-1 chain isoform X6 yields MDAIKKKMQMLKLDKENALDRAEQAEADKKGAEDKSKQLEDELVALQKKLKGTEDELDKYSEALKDAQEKLELAEKKATDAEGDVASLNRRIQLVEEELDRAQERLSTALQKLEEAEKAADESERGMKVIENRALKDEEKMELQEIQLKEAKHIAEEADRKYEEVARKLVIIEGDLERAEERAELSESKCAELEEELKTVTNNLKSLEAQAEKYSQKEDKYEEEIKVLTDKLKEAETRAEFAERTVAKLEKSIDDLEEKVAHAKEENLNMHQMLDQTLQELNNM; encoded by the exons ATGGACGCCATCAAGAAGAAGATGCAGATGCTCAAGCTCGACAAGGAAAATGCCTTGGACAGAGCAGAACAGGCTGAAGCCGACAAGAAGGGAGCAGAGGACAAGAGCAAACAG CTGGAGGATGAACTTGTAGCACTGCAGAAGAAACTCAAAGGTACTGAAGATGAGTTGGACAAATACTCTGAAGCCCTGAAGGATGCCCAAGAGAAGTTGGAACTTGCCGAGAAGAAGGCCACTGAC GCTGAAGGAGATGTAGCCTCATTGAATAGGCGTATCCAGCTGGTAGAGGAGGAGTTGGATCGTGCTCAGGAGCGTTTGTCCACAGCCCTTCAGAAACTGGAGGAAGCTGAGAAGGCTGCAGATGAGAGTGAGAG AGGCATGAAGGTCATTGAAAACAGAGCCCTGAAGGATGAAGAGAAGATGGAGCTGCAAGAGATCCAGCTGAAGGAAGCCAAGCACATTGCTGAGGAGGCTGACCGCAAATATGAAGAG GTTGCCCGTAAGTTGGTGATCATTGAGGGTGACCTGGAACGTGCGGAGGAACGTGCTGAACTGTCAGAGAG CAAATGTGCGGAGCTTGAGGAGGAGTTGAAAACTGTCACCAACAACCTGAAATCTCTGGAGGCCCAGGCAGAAAAG TACTCCCAGAAAGAGGACAAATATGAGGAGGAAATCAAGGTTCTTACAGACAAGCTGAAGGAG gCTGAGACACGTGCTGAGTTTGCTGAGAGGACAGTAGCCAAGTTGGAAAAGTCCATTGATGACTTAGAAG
- the TPM1 gene encoding tropomyosin alpha-1 chain isoform X5 has protein sequence MDAIKKKMQMLKLDKENALDRAEQAEADKKGAEDKSKQLEEEIAQLEKQLRETEDLRDKILDDHHLAEESLLAAEEKATKAEGDVASLNRRIQLVEEELDRAQERLSTALQKLEEAEKAADESERGMKVIENRALKDEEKMELQEIQLKEAKHIAEEADRKYEEVARKLVIIEGDLERAEERAELSESKCAELEEELKTVTNNLKSLEAQAEKYSQKEDKYEEEIKVLTDKLKEAETRAEFAERTVAKLEKSIDDLEEKVAHAKEENLNMHQMLDQTLQELNNM, from the exons ATGGACGCCATCAAGAAGAAGATGCAGATGCTCAAGCTCGACAAGGAAAATGCCTTGGACAGAGCAGAACAGGCTGAAGCCGACAAGAAGGGAGCAGAGGACAAGAGCAAACAG TTAGAGGAAGAGATTGCCCAACTGGAAAAGCAGTTGCGGGAGACAGAGGACTTGAGAGATAAGATTTTGGATGACCATCACCTGGCTGAAGAAAGCCTCCTAGCTGCAGAGGAGAAGGCTACTAAG GCTGAAGGAGATGTAGCCTCATTGAATAGGCGTATCCAGCTGGTAGAGGAGGAGTTGGATCGTGCTCAGGAGCGTTTGTCCACAGCCCTTCAGAAACTGGAGGAAGCTGAGAAGGCTGCAGATGAGAGTGAGAG AGGCATGAAGGTCATTGAAAACAGAGCCCTGAAGGATGAAGAGAAGATGGAGCTGCAAGAGATCCAGCTGAAGGAAGCCAAGCACATTGCTGAGGAGGCTGACCGCAAATATGAAGAG GTTGCCCGTAAGTTGGTGATCATTGAGGGTGACCTGGAACGTGCGGAGGAACGTGCTGAACTGTCAGAGAG CAAATGTGCGGAGCTTGAGGAGGAGTTGAAAACTGTCACCAACAACCTGAAATCTCTGGAGGCCCAGGCAGAAAAG TACTCCCAGAAAGAGGACAAATATGAGGAGGAAATCAAGGTTCTTACAGACAAGCTGAAGGAG gCTGAGACACGTGCTGAGTTTGCTGAGAGGACAGTAGCCAAGTTGGAAAAGTCCATTGATGACTTAGAAG
- the TPM1 gene encoding tropomyosin alpha-1 chain isoform X12, translated as MDAIKKKMQMLKLDKENALDRAEQAEADKKGAEDKSKQLEDELVALQKKLKGTEDELDKYSEALKDAQEKLELAEKKATDAEGDVASLNRRIQLVEEELDRAQERLSTALQKLEEAEKAADESERGMKVIENRALKDEEKMELQEIQLKEAKHIAEEADRKYEEVARKLVIIEGDLERAEERAELSERQYRQHDDQLRIMDQTLKTLLASEEKYSQKEDKYEEEIKVLTDKLKEAETRAEFAERTVAKLEKSIDDLEDELYAQKLKYKAISEELDHALNDMTSI; from the exons ATGGACGCCATCAAGAAGAAGATGCAGATGCTCAAGCTCGACAAGGAAAATGCCTTGGACAGAGCAGAACAGGCTGAAGCCGACAAGAAGGGAGCAGAGGACAAGAGCAAACAG CTGGAGGATGAACTTGTAGCACTGCAGAAGAAACTCAAAGGTACTGAAGATGAGTTGGACAAATACTCTGAAGCCCTGAAGGATGCCCAAGAGAAGTTGGAACTTGCCGAGAAGAAGGCCACTGAC GCTGAAGGAGATGTAGCCTCATTGAATAGGCGTATCCAGCTGGTAGAGGAGGAGTTGGATCGTGCTCAGGAGCGTTTGTCCACAGCCCTTCAGAAACTGGAGGAAGCTGAGAAGGCTGCAGATGAGAGTGAGAG AGGCATGAAGGTCATTGAAAACAGAGCCCTGAAGGATGAAGAGAAGATGGAGCTGCAAGAGATCCAGCTGAAGGAAGCCAAGCACATTGCTGAGGAGGCTGACCGCAAATATGAAGAG GTTGCCCGTAAGTTGGTGATCATTGAGGGTGACCTGGAACGTGCGGAGGAACGTGCTGAACTGTCAGAGAG ACAATACCGCCAGCATGATGATCAGCTGAGAATAATGGACCAAACGTTGAAAACGTTACTAGCCTCTGAGGAGAAG TACTCCCAGAAAGAGGACAAATATGAGGAGGAAATCAAGGTTCTTACAGACAAGCTGAAGGAG gCTGAGACACGTGCTGAGTTTGCTGAGAGGACAGTAGCCAAGTTGGAAAAGTCCATTGATGACTTAGAAG ATGAACTGTATGCCCAGAAACTGAAGTACAAAGCCATCAGTGAAGAACTGGATCACGCTCTCAATGACATGACCTCAAT